The Musa acuminata AAA Group cultivar baxijiao chromosome BXJ2-2, Cavendish_Baxijiao_AAA, whole genome shotgun sequence genome has a segment encoding these proteins:
- the LOC135605255 gene encoding uncharacterized protein LOC135605255 yields MVDDFAQGFGLATFPNPSFVHDFICFALGEGSQVEGICTIRMAKGLIWATTEDLARNRAKVLSLYRQILRSLNSPELPLTHAARLAKKAEVHSIFLFGAEERSLHNIADLIDAANYSLSILKQGRLP; encoded by the exons ATGGTTGATGACTTTGCCCAGGGTTTTGGTTTGGCAACTTTCCCCAATCCATCATTTGTCCATGACTTCATTTGTTTTGCACTGGGAGAGGGATCTCAAGTTG AAGGCATTTGCACAATTAGAATGGCAAAAGGATTAATATGGGCAACCACTGAAGACTTGGCAAGGAACCGAGCAAAGGTTTTGTCATTGTACCGTCAGATCTTGAGAAGCCTCAACTCCCCAGAACTCCCACTCACCCATGCGGCTCGTCTCGCCAAGAAAGCAGAGGTCCACAGCATCTTCTTGTTCGGAGCTGAAGAACGTTCTCTCCACAACATTGCTGACCTCATTGATGCTGCTAATTACTCCCTTTCCATCCTTAAGCAGGGCCGCCTCCCATAG